One part of the Trypanosoma brucei brucei TREU927 chromosome 4, complete sequence genome encodes these proteins:
- a CDS encoding nucleoside diphosphate kinase, putative (similar to Nucleoside diphosphate kinase (EC 2.7.4.6) (NDK) (NDP kinase)(Nucleoside-2-P kinase) (Swiss-Prot:Q9QXL7) [Rattus norvegicus]), protein MARSLQDPRLSFYCEQYDHIAHRMNHYVLQFYFEDRTVEIREVTKNRLHLKRAHFPHLNRDDFKVGSSLSLLGGVIKLTAYADEVTRELCGERGEVTAVMFGEQLLPQLGRCLAVLTEECGFVALEMQMAWLPVETAAAYGVPPDLVEGRIVVVKCANTNALQRGIDFMARMPGARAAESVEEVGRWEQIVEKAKEQPVAILGDPNSTVVIIKPHALQKLAGGVIVQQLIDAGLEISGISLTNMTSQQANELLKPYKGVLPDFPDTMRSLMGTVWVLQFVSLDEGVDVVSVAREVCGPFDPVIAKELRPTSIRARFGVDRAHNAVHCCDLHEEGPLYSNFFFRPEDVDE, encoded by the coding sequence ATGGCGCGTTCACTGCAGGATCCAcgtctttccttttattgcGAGCAGTATGATCACATAGCGCATCGCATGAATCATTATGTACTTCAGTTTTACTTCGAGGACCGTACCGTAGAGATAAGAGAGGTGACGAAGAACCGACTTCACCTCAAACGTGCCCACTTCCCTCATTTGAATAGAGATGACTTTAAAGTTGGTTCCTCCCTTTCGCTGCTTGGTGGTGTCATCAAATTAACCGCCTATGCTGACGAGGTGACGCGTGAACTGTGCGGCGAAAGGGGAGAAGTCACTGCTGTGATGTTCGGGGAACAACTACTGCCTCAGTTGGGGCGTTGCCTGGCGGTGCTCACGGAGGAATGCGGTTTTGTTGCATTAGAGATGCAGATGGCGTGGCTACCAGTGGAAACAGCGGCAGCATATGGTGTACCACCGGATTTGGTGGAGGGTCGCATCGTTGTCGTTAAGTGCGCCAATACCAACGCCCTTCAACGTGGCATCGATTTCATGGCCCGCATGCCGGGCGCCCGCGCAGCTGAGAGTGTGGAGGAAGTCGGTAGGTGGGAGCAGATTGTGGAAAAGGCGAAGGAGCAACCAGTTGCTATTCTCGGTGACCCCAACTCCACCGTAGTGATAATCAAGCCGCACGCTTTACAAAAACTGGCTGGTGGGGTCATTGTTCAGCAGTTAATTGATGCTGGTCTCGAAATCAGCGGCATTTCGCTCACAAACATGACTTCTCAACAAGCAAACGAGCTGCTGAAGCCTTACAAAGGTGTTCTACCCGACTTTCCAGACACGATGCGGTCGCTGATGGGCACTGTTTGGGTCTTGCAGTTTGTGTCTTTGGATGAAGGAGTTGATGTTGTCTCCGTGGCACGTGAGGTGTGTGGGCCCTTTGACCCCGTCATCGCAAAGGAGCTGCGGCCGACGTCCATTCGTGCCCGTTTTGGGGTGGACAGGGCCCACAACGCCGTTCACTGCTGCGACCTTCACGAAGAAGGCCCGCTGTATTCAAATTTCTTCTTTAGACCGGAGGATGTAGATGAATAG